The following DNA comes from Triticum aestivum cultivar Chinese Spring chromosome 3D, IWGSC CS RefSeq v2.1, whole genome shotgun sequence.
CTAACCTTGGGTGCCTAATGgcatagtacatattttttcacaaTAGCTAAATTCAGTCGACTGACGCAAattcagcgttggagatgccctaaatctGCATGCCTTGCGTGCGGTTCATTTCACATTGACGTAACAATCGAGtgactcaaattcaaaaatcaGACGACTTACATCTAGCCATTTCCATATTCTTTTTTCTCTCGTGTTGAATGCAACCCTACATTACAACATCGGATTCGGATGCATGTCCACAAACATATGGAGAAAGGAAGTGGACTGCCACGCTGATCTCGGAGGTTAAATTCGCCGCCTCCGCCCATCCGCCCCTTCTTCCCACCACCCcaccgccgcctcttcctcctccgcccccctcgccgcccccgccctctGTTCTCTTAACCTTCCGCTCTCCTTTGCCGTCTTCTCCGTCTTCGTCCCCACTCCCCACCCACCTCTCCACAGCCGCGACGAATCGAACtgaggcgcggcgcggcgcggacAACTTACGGGGCTCGCTCGCCACCTGCCGCCCCGGAGCGCCCCCAAGAACAGCCGCTAGGGTTGAGGAGCAAGGCGGGGCGAGGAAGGGAGGAAGACCGGAGGCGGAGAGGCGAGCGCGGCGCGGACGACTTACCGAGCGAGCTCGCCACCTGCCGCCGCGGAGCGCGCCTCAAGAACAGCCGCTAGGGTTAAGGAGCAAGGCGGGGCGAGGAAGCGAGAAAGACCGGGGGCGGACCGGCGGAGAGGCGACTCAAGAAGGAGAGTCATGGCGTTTGTGGCCCGCGCGGCCATCTTGGCCCGGGATGCGGCGATCGACCCCCGGTCCGTCGACGCCAAGAAGCTCTCCCTGATCGCGGATATGGTGGGGCACGCCGCTGCGGCCGCGGGCTACGACGCCGAGCGATTGATGAAGGCGTCCTGTCATCTGATGGGATGTGAACCCGAGAAGACGCCCGATGCGGCAGACAAGATTGGCATCGCCGCCGGGATGCTAGCCGGAGGAGCTCAACAGGATCTCTTGGCGCAGGCCGCTCTGGATTTGCAGCGAGCGGCGAGTCACTTCAGCCAAGCGGCAATCAAGAAATCCAACGCCGACAAAGTGGCCAACGCGGCCTCCCTGGTCCGGCAAGCTGCTTCTCGGTCGCCCCTCGACGCCACCTACCTCTCTTGGGTGGCGGATAGGGTGGCCTACGCCTCCGCTAGATACCTCATTCGTCAGGAACCTGAATCACTCCGGGAGGCTTCACAGTCCCTCGCCTCATCCGATCCTGAGAAGAGGCAGACGGCAGCCGACGCGGTCAGCGTCGCCGCCGCCCATGTGGCTCAACGTGCCGAGGAGGCCAGCACTGACGCCGCCATCGCGGACAAGGAAGCACTGGTTCTATTAGCAGAGACAGCTCGCGAGCTAGAGCGCACGGTCAAGCAattcggggaggcggcggcgagggattTGAAGGGGCGAGCTTGGATGTTGCTGTTCGGGTGgcgcaacaaggggaaggagaaggagaacgAGGGCGGCGGCCTCAATGAGCATTTGCTCCCCGGTCCCTCATCTTCCTCGTCCACAGGCACACCCGAACAACCTCAGCGGCAACACAAGGTACACCGCGCGCAGCTCCCTCCTCTCACTCCCATCGCCATGGCCATCCAATCCACCCCAAATTTGGTGTAGTATCGCCTGATTGAAATGAGGATATTATGATATCTTGCAGGACCCCGACCTTGGAGACTATTTGGGGTACCCACTATTCGGCTCACTCACCCTACTGCCATACTTGGGAGCTGATGGACTGACAAAGGGCATGTCACCCGACGATAGATGGTGGTTTCACGTTCTCTTCAGTTGCTTTTGGGGCATGGTAGCTTTCGGTGCTCTGTGCAAGCATAGCCAGTATCGAGTCTTAATCTGGTATGCTTGGCTTGCTGACCGTATTGGCATGCTGGCCATCACCGCCCTTGTGGTGTTCTACAGCTGCTTTATTATAGCACCAGAGGCCACTAGAACTGTCAAATTCATTTTGGGCGCTGCTGCTGCTATACATATAGGGTCTTCCATTTTGGTAAAGTGTTATAAGCTTCTCGTTTTTACTCCTACTCTATATCTGTTCTGGTCTCTTGGTAATTGAAGTGTGCTAACATTGTTTCACTATCAATGCATGATCTTTGCAGGAAGCAGTGAGTTTTTTGTTGCAAAGCAGGAGGCAGTGAGTTGACATAGTGTCAAACCTCTTTGCAAGAATAGCTGGCATCGGTTCTCACTCTTGTACGCTCAGTTCGGGAACCGCCCTTGTTCCTTACAGTTCCTAAGGCATTTGCCTCACCACGATTGCTGCAAGAACTGCAGGGAAGTGACAGAGTGTAGAGTTTGACCATACAGAGAAGGAAAGCGTAGAGTGTGACCATACAAAACCGGAGGGACGATACATCGGCCTCGCAAGTGTTGATTCTAATCATTTTGTCATACAAACAAGGGAAGTGTGGAGTATGAACATATGTGGTGTATAGAAACTTCGTATGTGCTGTCTTCTGAATATATTTTCCTCTGTTCTTGTATGTAGTTTTAAGTTCTGAGTACATCGATTGAATGTTACATTGATTTTCTTCTCAATGTATTTTCTTCGGTCCTTGTAGTTTTAAGTTCTGAGTACATTGACTGGATGTTACATTGATTTTCTTCTCAATGTATTTTCTTCGGTCCTTGTAGTTTTAAGTTGTGAGTACTTGATTGAATGTTACATTGATTTTCTTCTCAATGTATTTTCTTCGGTCCTTGTAGTTTTAAGTTCTGAGTACATAGACTGAATGTTACAAAAGTTCATGAGGTAACTATATTCCTTTTTATCCTTGTCGGTTTGCAGTGTTGTTATCCTTCCTAATTGATTCAGGGTCCAACTAAGTGGGAGTAGATTGGAATGCTCTTTTACCATGTTTGCGGTGTTATGTTGGTAAGTTCTTTGCTCGTAATGAGTTGTGCTGAACTGCAAAAACGAGTCCAATTTTCTCTTTAGAGATGCATTGTTGAAGATACTGATGTCTCGGAGCCTTTGTACAAATAATTGTAATTCATTCCGATAGGGGAAGAAATGTCACTGTGCATGCAGATGAGACCATCAGCACAATGCGCTTTCGTAACGTCTTACTAGATCATTGATGACGCGCATCGCTGCGGCCATCATTTTTTTTCAATCGAATGATAGGAATTCCTACAAATATTTGGACGCATGATGAGCACCCAGGTCTAAACCAAGTAATAACTCTGGCGGTTCGAATCACAACATAACACATATGTTTTCATTGAATTCATACATTGATACATATAAACTACAAACAGTACTCAAACACAAAAATGGCAGTGACCATTACTTGTTTCTGAACAGGCCACTACAAAGATAACATTCTGAGAAAAAAGAGCTCTGTCATTTTTTACTCATCTGGA
Coding sequences within:
- the LOC123075111 gene encoding uncharacterized protein — protein: MAFVARAAILARDAAIDPRSVDAKKLSLIADMVGHAAAAAGYDAERLMKASCHLMGCEPEKTPDAADKIGIAAGMLAGGAQQDLLAQAALDLQRAASHFSQAAIKKSNADKVANAASLVRQAASRSPLDATYLSWVADRVAYASARYLIRQEPESLREASQSLASSDPEKRQTAADAVSVAAAHVAQRAEEASTDAAIADKEALVLLAETARELERTVKQFGEAAARDLKGRAWMLLFGWRNKGKEKENEGGGLNEHLLPGPSSSSSTGTPEQPQRQHKDPDLGDYLGYPLFGSLTLLPYLGADGLTKGMSPDDRWWFHVLFSCFWGMVAFGALCKHSQYRVLIWYAWLADRIGMLAITALVVFYSCFIIAPEATRTVKFILGAAAAIHIGSSILEAVSFLLQSRRQ